The following is a genomic window from Nitrospira sp..
CCTGCCGACCACCCCATTTAGAACCGGCCCAAATGCGTTTTGTGCCGTCTCGCCAACTTGGTGACAGGCGAGGCATTGCTTAAACAAGGTCTTCCCACGCTCCGGGCTACCTGGGAGATCTTTCGCCGCTACGGCAGGGCTCGACCAAGCCAGGAGGCAGAGGGGGATCCGGAAATTCGGACAGTGTGCTAAGTGGGAGCCTGGCTTCACCCAGACCACCGAGAGGTGGTAGACGAGAGGAGCAAGGCAATGAAACGCACGAGACGGAATCACGGAGCGACGTTTAAGGCGCAAGTGGCCTTGGCGGCGGTCAAAGGCGACAAGACGCTCGCGGAATTGGCCGAGCAGTTCCAGGTCCATCCCACGCAGATCACCGAATGGAAACAACAATTGCTGGCGCGGGTCGCCGACGTGTTTGGCGGCATCAAAGCAGCGGCAGACACGCCGGATCTCAAAACGCTCCACGCCAAAATTGGTCAACTGGCGCTGGAGAATGATTTTTTAGCCGGGGCGCTCACCAAGGCGGGCTTGCGGAGCGTAAAGCCATGATGGATCACACTCATCCCTTACCGGTTGTGCGACAATGCCAGTTGCTGAAGTTGGCCCGCTCGACCGCCTATTACCAGCCGACGCCGGTCTCCGAGACCACGCTGGTGTTGATGCGGCGGATCGATGAGCTGCATCTGCACTATCCCTTTGCCGGGGCGCGCATGTTGCGCGATCTGCTACGGCACGAGGGCCACGCCATCGGGCGGCGTCACGTGGTCACCCTGATGCGTCGTATGGGGATTGAGGCCCTGTATCAGAAGCCGTCTCTCAGCCGGCGGCATCCGGCCCATCCTATTTACCCCTATCTCTTGCGGGATCTCACCATCGCGCGGCCCAATCATGTCTGGGCCGCCGATATCACCTACATTCCGATGCGCCGAGGCTTTGTGTATCTCTTTGTGGTGCTCGACTGGGCGAGTCGTCGGGTCTTGGCGTGGCGGCTGTCCAACACGCTGACTACCGACTTCTGTCTGGATGCGGTGCAAGCGGCCATCACCCCAAATGGCACTCCGACCATCTTCAATACGGACCAAGGGTGCCAATTCACGAGCCAGGAGTTCACGGGGATGCTCACCCACCATGGCATCCAGATCAGCATGGACGGAAAAGGGTGGTGGCGAGACAACGTGTTCGTGGAGCGACTGTGGAAGAGCATTAAATACGAGGAGGTCTATTTGCATGCCTACGACACCGTCAATGCGGCCCACCAGGGCTTGGCGCACTACCTGCCGTTCTACAATCAAACCAGGCCGCATCGGGCGCTTGACGGCCAAAAACCCGACCAGGTGTACTATGCCCATCTGACGACACAGCTGACGGCTGCGTGATCAGCAACACGCCAGGCGCCACTTAAGAACGGAACCATTCTGTCCAAACAAATGGTTTCATTATTGTTCACTAGATGGACACCAGTGGCGGGGGACCAGACAATGCTGCCAGAACGAAAGTTTTGAAACTCTCCATGGTATTCCATGAAGCATTATCGAAGCATTATCAAAAANNNNNNNNNNNNNNNNNNNNNNNNNNNNNNNNNNNNNNNNNNNNNNNNNNNNNNNNNNNNNNNNNNNNNNNNNNNNNNNNNNNNNNNNNNNNNNNNNNNNTCGGCGTGGCACAGGGGGGGGCGGCTACGTCGATGTTGGCTTCATCGAGTCAGTGCTGCTGGGGGTGATGGTGAAGGAGTCTAATAAGTCAATACTCATGCCTGGCCCTATTGATTTAACGCAGTGTTGCCTCAACGAGGAAAGATATGAAACGAAAGTTGGCTCTGATCGTCGTACTGCTCTTCGTGGGGTTGAGACCGCAGCTAGTGGCGTGTGAGGAGCCGCGCTATCCGATCAAGGATTCGAAGATTCCAGTGGATCGGCAGACTCGTCCTGTTTGGCTCAACAATAACCAGATCATCTTTGTGGGCTACGCACCAGATTCGGCTAATCCTCCCAAGCAAGTAGGTCTGGCGTGGGAGATTCCACAAGCGGTGTATGTGTGGGATCTTGAAAAAGGCAAGGCTGTGCGCGATCCCAGCTGGGATGGAACAAATAGCTGGTGTGCATCTGGAGAATTTCGTTCATTTCATCGCCTGCGATCAGGAACAGAGACGACATACGAGCTGGTAGAGGGGAAAATTGGTGAGGAGCGCGTGCAGCCTCTTCCCGTGAAGTGGTTTAATCCAATCAGTTGTCGTCACTACGATATCGATCTTCCGTATTGGCGACACGAAGGTAAAAAAACGAGGTCCATTCCATTGTTAGAGGAGCATGGATATTTGGACTTCGGTCTCCCATCGCGAGCTGATCCATCCAAAGCAAGTCCTGTTCTCTTGTACCCATCCGATCAGAAAAATCCGAAGCAGCTTCCGTTTACTGGGGAGCAGGTGCGATTCCATGTCGCGTACTTTGAATTCGCTGGCGTCTATTTATTGGAGGGCCATATCAAAACAACGTACGCAACTGACATTTGGCTGCTGAAGTCGGATGGTACTGTCGTGAAGGCTTTAGAGCCGAAGGGGGAACAATGGGAGAAGCTAGGATGGGGCCAATATAACCTCACAAAGAAGGGCCTTTTTGCTGCTGGTGGATCAGGGCCATACGACCAGGTAGGTACTACAGGTGGCTACCTTTTTCAGAGAGGCAAACCTGCTCGTCTAATTGCAGGGCTTACTAGAAACATTTCAGTTTCTCCTGACGGTTGCAAGGTGGCGTTTGTTCACTCGTTGCATTCGTTAGCGGAGGCCGACAGTGTGAAAGCACTTCGTGAAGGCAAACCAGGGGCGGAAACTCTGAAAATGATCGATTTCTGCGCGGGGAAAGGAGAATAGGCCATGGCGCTACCGACGGGACTTAATGATCTTGCAAAGCTGACACTGCTCGCATCTGACGCATCATACTTCAAGACCGATCTAACGGGCAGTGTGCTCGCGGCGCTTCCTGACACGACGTATGGCGTTGCACCGCAATATTCTGTTCCATCGGGTTATGTTGCTGTTGCGCAAGGGGTTGATCCAAACACCGGGTTTGGGTTCATTGCCTATCAGAATCAACAAACAAATGAAGTGATCGTTGCTATGCGAGGGACGGATGGGCCGAATCCTCAAGACTGGGTGGCGAATAGTCAGTACCTTGGTTGGAATCAATGGAACACGCAAAACGCAGGAAGGAGTTTGGTATTTGGGTTTCTAAACGGTCTGACAAATCCAGACGAGAGTCCCTTCACAGGCGAGATCCATTTTACTGGTCAAAGCTTGGGTGGTGGGCTCGCCCAATACGCGGCCTATGAATATGTCCGTGATCACAAAGCTCTCGCTGCTCAAAATAACACAACATTCGATGCGTCGCGTATCACACTAACCACGTTCAATGGTTTGGGCGGCGTCCTGGGTCTCCAGTACAACCTTGGGAATTACTCCCCTGCGGTGTTGGCCGACATCGGGTCCAACGCGCACTTCTATACCGAAGGCGACCTCGTGAGCCGTCTGGGCAGTTTTGGTGGTGTGGGGCATACGGGTGGTACGGCTTATTTTCTGAGTATTGGTTCGAAAGAGATTGATCCCGATACGGGGGAACCGTTTCTTCTCAATGGAGTCGACGCCCACCGCATTGAAACGGGCTTCTATCCGTTTCTTAGTCCTGGAACAGAGTTCGAGGTTGCTGTGGCGCGGCCGATTGACTATTTGCCGATGCAGAATGTGCAGCAGATCGCCTCGCTGTTCGGCCGAGTGCTCAACGATCAGGATGTGTCACCGGTTGAATCGCTGCCTCGGCTCGCTGCTGGATTGATCGCGGCACTGTCTCTGGGCAATCCGACGGAAACCAATGCACTCGTCCAAGCCGTACTCACCAATCTGCATTCAGCCGACAACATGTCTGATGAGTGGTATGTGGCACTGAGGAGCCTCGATTGGGAGAAGATCGCTCAAAACTCCGCGTTTCAAATTGGTGCTTCGACAGGCTATGGAGTCACTCTCCTTGGAGCGATTCTGAGCGATGCCTTGCAGTTCCAAGTCGAGCGTCATGTTCAGCTATTCAAGAGCCTCCGTGATTGGGTCTCAAGCGGGATCTCAACACCGGATTTGCAAATTAGTTCGGAAGATCGTCGTCTGCAGATGGACATGCTGTTTTCGCTGATTCCAGGCGCGGCGATTGGATCCAGGTTGGCTCCCCTGTTGCAACCCTTAGCGGTCGATGTCGAAGGATTGGCTCAAAGGATGTTGTCAGGTGGCGCAAACTGGGTGAGTGATACCTTCACGTATTTGAGAGCGACGGCGCAAACCACTCTCGCAGATACGAAGATTGGAGGGTTTGTTGTGAAGCTGGCGTCGGTCTTCGCTGATATGGCACGCGACAGCGGCATGACGGATCTTACGCTACAGAGCTACCTCGATAACGAGATCATCCCTTTTATTCATGATACGGCCAATGGAATGGCCAAGGCTGTGAGTGAGTTTGTGCAGGATATTCCCAACACCTTCTTTAATTTTGGCCGTACCATCAGCAATCTTGCCGACATTCAACTCATTGACCAAGCCTATGCGGCAGAGCTGAGTGATCCGCAGTTGTCGCCGCTGGTGCGAGCCGCCGCCAAAGAGGCTCACCAGACATTTCAACGGGCTGGACAGACGGTGGTGATTCAGAAGGGCGTGGGAGCGAATCCGTTTCACACAGCGGGGTTTGTTCCTGGGGGCGCATCATCCGCGACGGTAGAAGAACGCTTGGGAGAACAGTTTCGACTCTCGTTGCCGTTTGCGGCTGAGGCGGGAGGCCAACGCATCTCACTCCAGTTGCAAGGCCCGCAGGTCAATCAATTGAGTGTGTTGACTGCGGATGGAGTGCAGGCAATTGGGGCGAATGGGGCGTTTGAACTGACGGTGCCGGAGGGGGCCGATCAGATTTATTTCACGTTGAATGCCAGCGATGATATGTCGTTCGACGCGAGCGTGACACTTTCGGCCACTCTGGTGGATACCGTGACAGGCGTTGCCACGCATACGCCGCAAGTCGAAAGCGTGGTGAGTGTGAAGGCCTTTGTAGGAAATACGGAAGATGGCTATGAAGCATGGATAGAAGACTATTCGCATATCACCGATCCGAGCATTAGTCTTCCGCTTGGAGTTGGTGGCTTCTATCACCAGACATTGCACGGAGGAGAAGGGCCTGATTCGTTAAACTTTTGGCAGGGGTTTGGCGACGACACATTGTATGGCAATGGGGGCGATGATTGGATTTTGGGTGGATATGGTCATGATCGCCTTTACGGTGGAGCTGGCAATGATCGGCTGCTGGCGGATCCGTACGACTATCATCCAGATCCTATCCCTCGTCCAACGCTGTATTCACAACGGCCTACATTGGACGGGAAAGATTATGCCGACGGCGGGGATGGGAACGATCGGATAGGCGGTGGCGGGAATGATGATCGGTTGATCGGTGGGGCAGGAGACGATGAGATCTGGGGTGACGCGCTTACCCGCGGGACCGAAATTGAGAATCCCGATGGGAGCCAAACATTTGTGTCGCTGACTGGTGTGTTGGTTCCAGGCAGTGATGTATTAGAGGGAGGTGATGGAAACGATTATCTGAGCGGAGATGGGGGCGACGATACGCTGGATGGAGGGATTGGCGATGACGTGTTGTGGGGGGATACGGAAACAAGCGTGAGTCTTCTGATTCCTATGGCGCCTGGTGATGATTTCCTTTCGGGTGGGGCCGGCAACGATCAGCTCTCTGGAGGTGCCGAGGATGATGTGTTGCTTGGTGGATCGGGTAATGATCTTTTGTTCGGTGACGATGAAGGCGTGGGGGTAACGCTGCAAGGGGATGATTGGTTGGAAGGCGGAGATGGGAATGATCAGCTGGCTGGTTTTGGTGGCGATGATGTGCTGCTAGGGGGAGCGGGCACGGATGCTCTCTTTGGTGGCGATGGAGATGATGCGCTAGATGGCGGCGCTGGGGACGATGTAGGATTTGGCGGCGCTGGCGATGATGGGCTGTCAGGCGGTGCGGGCGACGATCAGTTCGATGGAGAAGCCGGTGGCGATGTCATGTTTGGAGATGAGGGAAACGATTTGCTGATTGGTGGCGATGGATTGGATACGCTCGACGGTGGTGCGGGGGATGATCTGTTGGTGGGCAATGCAGATACAGATACAGTTTTTGGTGGAGACGGGATAGATGAGCTCCAGGGTGGGTTAGGAAATGATTTTCTCGCTGGGGATGCGGGGGATGATCGGTTGTTGGGAGAGGAAGGCGATGATGAACTCTTTGGCGGTGATGGCAATGATGGATTGCGCGGTGATGATGGTGCCGATCAACTTGATGGTGGGGCGGGAGACGATACTCTAGTCGGTGATGCCGATGGGCAGATCGGTGGGACTGGCGGAAGCGATGTGCTCATCGGTGGAGCTGGGAACGATACTCTTGTGGGCGGCGGCGGGCAAGATACATATTTCTTCGATTCAGGAGATGGGTTCGATGTCATTGTCGACGCTGCCGGAGAAGGGAATCGGCTCGTCTTCGGGGCAGGGATTGGTGAAGAGGATCTGTCCCTGAGTGTCGCGGCAGGTTCGCTTGTGGTGCGCCTTGGCTCATCTGCCCAAACCGTTACAATCGGCGGATTCGATGCGGCGAACGTCGAGGGGGCATCCGGGGTGGATACCTACCACTTCGCCGACGGAACCGTGCTATCCCATGAACAATTAGTCGCACGGGGATTTGCCTTCACGGGGTCGGTCGGTAACGACACGCTTACCGGCGTCACCAATGGCTTCAATCGACTCGTGGGCGGGGTGGGTGACGATACCTACATAGTCAACCATGTGACCGATCAGGTGTTCGAGGCCTCGAGCGAGGGAATCGATGCCGTATACACCTCGGTCGACTTCATGCTGCCGGACTTCGTCGAGAATCTATTCGCTGCCGTGCCGGAAGGATCATCTTCTGCGCCGGTCGCTCTCACCGGCAACAATTTGTCCAATATGATTCAGGCGCTCCCCGGATTGCCAACGGACAATCGCCTTCAAGGCCGGGGAGGAAACGATCAGATTAGCACTTTCGAGGGCAACGACATTTTGGAAGGTGGTGCGGGAGACGATACGCTCGACGGGGGCTTAGGCAGCGACATATACGTTTTCGGGGTGGGGGACGGTGTTGACGTGGTCATTGATCAGAGTACTCCGGGTACGGACATCGATACGATCCAGTTTGGGCCAGGCGTGGCTCCTTCCGATGTGCGCGTGCGTCTTTTGCAGGGGCAGGAGCCCAATGAGTTCGAGCGTGCAGTCGAGTTGGGTCTCGGTGTCGATAAGATGATTCTGCGCAATGCTTCGATCGAACAGATGACGTTTGTGGATGGAAGCATTTGGGATGCAGTGGCGATTGAAGCCAGGACGGAAGGGTTGACCCTGAGGGCCTCGCAAACGGGGTCCAGTCTTTTCGGGACGGTGTATCGGGACACGCTCATCGGAGAGGGTGGGGACGACTTTCTTGACGGGAACGAGAATGCCGACCGCATGGCGGGCGGGGCCGGTGATGATCGTTATCAAGTCGACCATGTGGACGATACGGTGGAGGAACTCGACAGGGAGGGTACCGACACCGTCCATAGCCTGATTGACTATACGCTTCCGGATCATGTGGAGAATCTCCTCCTGCATACTACAGCTCAATCGACCACAGATCCGGTCCGTGGTGAGGGGAATGCGAGCGCGAATCTGCTGCTCGGGAATTTCGTGAGCAATCTCTTAATCGGCGGAGCGGGTGCTGACACCTTGTGGGGCGGGTACAGCATCGGTAACGAATATGGGCTGGGTGACGATGATCTGAATGGCGGCGCAGGAAACGATACCTATGTGATCGAAGGCAGCTTTAATGGGTTCGATGCGATCCATGATGTGGCTCTGCCCGGAGAGGGGAACCGGCTACAATTCGGCAACAGTGTCCATCCGGACGATGTGGTGTTTGTTCAGGAGGGCT
Proteins encoded in this region:
- a CDS encoding conserved exported protein of unknown function (Evidence 4 : Unknown function but conserved in other organisms; MaGe:77310811); this translates as MKRKLALIVVLLFVGLRPQLVACEEPRYPIKDSKIPVDRQTRPVWLNNNQIIFVGYAPDSANPPKQVGLAWEIPQAVYVWDLEKGKAVRDPSWDGTNSWCASGEFRSFHRLRSGTETTYELVEGKIGEERVQPLPVKWFNPISCRHYDIDLPYWRHEGKKTRSIPLLEEHGYLDFGLPSRADPSKASPVLLYPSDQKNPKQLPFTGEQVRFHVAYFEFAGVYLLEGHIKTTYATDIWLLKSDGTVVKALEPKGEQWEKLGWGQYNLTKKGLFAAGGSGPYDQVGTTGGYLFQRGKPARLIAGLTRNISVSPDGCKVAFVHSLHSLAEADSVKALREGKPGAETLKMIDFCAGKGE
- a CDS encoding hypothetical protein (Evidence 5 : Unknown function; MaGe:77310812), with protein sequence MALPTGLNDLAKLTLLASDASYFKTDLTGSVLAALPDTTYGVAPQYSVPSGYVAVAQGVDPNTGFGFIAYQNQQTNEVIVAMRGTDGPNPQDWVANSQYLGWNQWNTQNAGRSLVFGFLNGLTNPDESPFTGEIHFTGQSLGGGLAQYAAYEYVRDHKALAAQNNTTFDASRITLTTFNGLGGVLGLQYNLGNYSPAVLADIGSNAHFYTEGDLVSRLGSFGGVGHTGGTAYFLSIGSKEIDPDTGEPFLLNGVDAHRIETGFYPFLSPGTEFEVAVARPIDYLPMQNVQQIASLFGRVLNDQDVSPVESLPRLAAGLIAALSLGNPTETNALVQAVLTNLHSADNMSDEWYVALRSLDWEKIAQNSAFQIGASTGYGVTLLGAILSDALQFQVERHVQLFKSLRDWVSSGISTPDLQISSEDRRLQMDMLFSLIPGAAIGSRLAPLLQPLAVDVEGLAQRMLSGGANWVSDTFTYLRATAQTTLADTKIGGFVVKLASVFADMARDSGMTDLTLQSYLDNEIIPFIHDTANGMAKAVSEFVQDIPNTFFNFGRTISNLADIQLIDQAYAAELSDPQLSPLVRAAAKEAHQTFQRAGQTVVIQKGVGANPFHTAGFVPGGASSATVEERLGEQFRLSLPFAAEAGGQRISLQLQGPQVNQLSVLTADGVQAIGANGAFELTVPEGADQIYFTLNASDDMSFDASVTLSATLVDTVTGVATHTPQVESVVSVKAFVGNTEDGYEAWIEDYSHITDPSISLPLGVGGFYHQTLHGGEGPDSLNFWQGFGDDTLYGNGGDDWILGGYGHDRLYGGAGNDRLLADPYDYHPDPIPRPTLYSQRPTLDGKDYADGGDGNDRIGGGGNDDRLIGGAGDDEIWGDALTRGTEIENPDGSQTFVSLTGVLVPGSDVLEGGDGNDYLSGDGGDDTLDGGIGDDVLWGDTETSVSLLIPMAPGDDFLSGGAGNDQLSGGAEDDVLLGGSGNDLLFGDDEGVGVTLQGDDWLEGGDGNDQLAGFGGDDVLLGGAGTDALFGGDGDDALDGGAGDDVGFGGAGDDGLSGGAGDDQFDGEAGGDVMFGDEGNDLLIGGDGLDTLDGGAGDDLLVGNADTDTVFGGDGIDELQGGLGNDFLAGDAGDDRLLGEEGDDELFGGDGNDGLRGDDGADQLDGGAGDDTLVGDADGQIGGTGGSDVLIGGAGNDTLVGGGGQDTYFFDSGDGFDVIVDAAGEGNRLVFGAGIGEEDLSLSVAAGSLVVRLGSSAQTVTIGGFDAANVEGASGVDTYHFADGTVLSHEQLVARGFAFTGSVGNDTLTGVTNGFNRLVGGVGDDTYIVNHVTDQVFEASSEGIDAVYTSVDFMLPDFVENLFAAVPEGSSSAPVALTGNNLSNMIQALPGLPTDNRLQGRGGNDQISTFEGNDILEGGAGDDTLDGGLGSDIYVFGVGDGVDVVIDQSTPGTDIDTIQFGPGVAPSDVRVRLLQGQEPNEFERAVELGLGVDKMILRNASIEQMTFVDGSIWDAVAIEARTEGLTLRASQTGSSLFGTVYRDTLIGEGGDDFLDGNENADRMAGGAGDDRYQVDHVDDTVEELDREGTDTVHSLIDYTLPDHVENLLLHTTAQSTTDPVRGEGNASANLLLGNFVSNLLIGGAGADTLWGGYSIGNEYGLGDDDLNGGAGNDTYVIEGSFNGFDAIHDVALPGEGNRLQFGNSVHPDDVVFVQEGSALRITNAGGMNGATLMDFDPSGTAGSPVTEFVAFSAGVEDITGGYETRLLALMNPTVGTDNGETMAGTSQTDVIKARGGDDVIAGGAGNDVLIGGAGNDTYIFNQGDGFDLIDDQSGTGDVNLVQFGAGITQDMLQVSYSGTSSIGGLTVRVGMSGDGLHFLGVSAEDPGAPHAIDTFSFADGTHLSFVQLFDREVLVQGTGRSDGELFGTVADDRMVGLVGSESLSSGAGSDTLTGGPGNDVLDGGEGGDTYVFNPGDGIDEIRDDIGDPAFPDVNRLRFGTGITASDLTLFTNGDGITVNRVAVGTSGDEISLPNFADFIPALAVAEFADGVTLDLYNLYAANLRTDNQTIVGGEGELVLIGGTGNDTILGWSSTSTLLGGMGDDVLVGADGTNFLMGGRGNDFIQGGSGNDTYLFNMGDGLDTIDDVAAVGEGNRIQFGADIRQADLTTTRDEAARTLTIQVGASGADRLVLTNFDSTGVNGSLVVETLAFADGSTASMASLLGPSITIFGTAGAEVLVGTAGNDGIDAGAGNDAVYGNGGDDLILAGEDDDSVTGDEGADTISGGGGTDYLYGGAGNDIINGDDGNDTLVGDVGNDVLNGGLGNDVLNGGAGVDQLVGGEGDDTLYIDAADTVANGGAGYDVVSVLGAEAITFNATAAEVELVVASSGNDVVTAVGSATGVTIYGGDGNDQLTGGDGTEVLIGEAGADTLLGGAGNDVLNGGLGDDVLTGEAGDDAFYAETGDDQIQGGEGSDSVSGDEGTDTIYGGTGVDYLYGGDGDDVINGDEGNDTLVGDAGTDSLMGGAGNDVLNGGAGADQLTGGEGDDALYIDAADTLVVGGVGYDQVIVTGIDAVTFDAAAAEVELVVGGSGDDVVTAVGSLAGVTFYGGEGHDQLTGGDGNDVLIGEAGHDTVIGGVGNDVLNGGVGDDTLSGGSGEDAFYAGAGNDLISGGDGTDSVSGDEGNDVIAGGADGDYLYGGMGDDVLNGDAGNDVLVGEADHDTLVGGAGNDRLVGGRGNDVYRFGLGGGSDVIAEDDSTAGNQDLLQFDSELTPLDLVISQQANDLRIAIHGTTDQILLENWFQGEDYQVETIEAGAGGTLLNAQVDQLIQAMATFSNQTGLTWDQAIDQRPQDVQTVLAASWH
- a CDS encoding transposase (MaGe:77310809); the protein is MKRTRRNHGATFKAQVALAAVKGDKTLAELAEQFQVHPTQITEWKQQLLARVADVFGGIKAAADTPDLKTLHAKIGQLALENDFLAGALTKAGLRSVKP
- a CDS encoding transposase (MaGe:77310810), which codes for MMDHTHPLPVVRQCQLLKLARSTAYYQPTPVSETTLVLMRRIDELHLHYPFAGARMLRDLLRHEGHAIGRRHVVTLMRRMGIEALYQKPSLSRRHPAHPIYPYLLRDLTIARPNHVWAADITYIPMRRGFVYLFVVLDWASRRVLAWRLSNTLTTDFCLDAVQAAITPNGTPTIFNTDQGCQFTSQEFTGMLTHHGIQISMDGKGWWRDNVFVERLWKSIKYEEVYLHAYDTVNAAHQGLAHYLPFYNQTRPHRALDGQKPDQVYYAHLTTQLTAA